A single Candidatus Rubidus massiliensis DNA region contains:
- a CDS encoding Neutral/alkaline non-lysosomal ceramidase, producing MSKKNFIILLTVLFFHTQMEGVLLVGTAKTNITPPIGTPSAGYAERRNVGMTSVHDPLYATTIFIYNGLKKVALCSVDNFGYLYPMTSQIKAIVNATPGLEDCEVFIFSSNTSSGSGAIYQIPIIEQLLSGPYDPVIAEFNITQTVKSILLASQNIQPALLGVGYTQAPENLGVYRSTWPEDVQPSKDITVIKITKLDNTPLAVIFNYALKATALGPENLAFSADYIGYARSYLQALLGSNVEVGFINGASAEIIPNDSQFKSFVLCDFIGKSLAQAVFAAWPNIGVSSDLNISILKDPYLLLPQPSTGGFSIGDEPYPTEINAITFNNLHNFITIPGELSCVYYYFLQRFGPTFGLRTSVFGLANDAQGYIITPEAYAKGTQESAFSFGGPAYGAYVISKVARLINIFFNPFASYVYPDLPVIPLPAN from the coding sequence ATGAGTAAAAAAAATTTTATTATTTTATTAACGGTTTTGTTTTTTCACACACAAATGGAAGGAGTTTTATTGGTTGGAACTGCCAAAACCAATATAACACCACCAATTGGTACACCATCTGCAGGCTATGCAGAAAGACGAAATGTTGGTATGACTTCCGTTCATGACCCTCTTTATGCAACGACTATCTTTATTTACAATGGCTTAAAGAAAGTTGCTCTTTGTAGCGTAGATAATTTTGGCTATTTATACCCAATGACATCTCAAATCAAAGCGATTGTGAATGCAACGCCTGGACTTGAAGATTGTGAAGTGTTCATTTTTTCTTCCAATACAAGTTCTGGAAGTGGGGCTATTTACCAAATACCTATAATTGAACAATTACTATCCGGTCCTTACGATCCAGTGATTGCAGAATTTAACATTACGCAAACTGTAAAATCTATTTTATTAGCAAGTCAAAACATTCAACCTGCCTTACTTGGAGTTGGCTATACACAAGCACCAGAAAATTTAGGCGTTTATCGCAGCACTTGGCCAGAAGATGTACAACCATCAAAAGACATAACTGTGATAAAGATAACAAAGCTAGATAATACTCCTTTAGCTGTAATCTTTAACTATGCGCTAAAAGCCACTGCTTTAGGTCCTGAAAATCTGGCCTTTTCAGCAGATTATATTGGCTATGCAAGGTCTTACTTACAAGCATTGCTTGGATCCAACGTCGAAGTGGGATTTATTAACGGAGCATCAGCTGAAATTATTCCAAATGATAGCCAATTCAAATCCTTTGTCTTATGCGATTTTATTGGCAAATCTTTAGCGCAGGCTGTGTTTGCAGCATGGCCAAATATAGGGGTATCGTCAGATTTAAATATTTCAATTCTAAAAGATCCTTACCTTTTGCTACCACAACCAAGCACTGGCGGTTTTTCTATTGGAGATGAACCTTACCCAACAGAAATTAATGCTATCACTTTTAATAACTTACACAACTTCATTACAATACCTGGTGAATTAAGCTGTGTTTATTATTATTTTTTACAAAGGTTTGGACCAACATTTGGTTTAAGAACATCGGTTTTTGGACTTGCGAACGACGCTCAAGGTTACATCATTACTCCTGAAGCTTATGCCAAAGGCACACAAGAATCAGCTTTTTCTTTTGGTGGCCCAGCCTATGGTGCTTATGTAATTAGCAAAGTTGCGCGATTAATCAATATATTTTTTAATCCTTTTGCTTCTTACGTTTACCCAGATTTGCCCGTAATTCCTCTTCCCGCAAATTAA
- a CDS encoding Neutral/alkaline non-lysosomal ceramidase, with protein MMKKKITFILYVFIALTQTTFANVLVGTAQTNITPPLGTPSAGYAERFNRGMTCVHDPLLANALVIDNGTRKIAFCSVDHLGFNSAMVQSVKEIIQSHPGLETCEIFVSSTHTHSGGGCFFDDPILEKFVTGPFSPEITQLYITQTAQAIIDADKNKESGLIGIGYTQTSDNLSYYRSSWPEDMPPSKDLTIIKVTKLDGSPLAVLFNFALHPTTLDYTNFAFSADFVYFARECIKEKLGKETMVLFINGAQGDIIPLEDGSLTSFALGDFIGKSIANTVVNAWPFIPTNNSLSIATFKDAYDLIPQPNTSGMSLNIDHYFTEINFIVLNGIHSFVTIPGELSCVYYYFLNHFARNLGLHLSVFGLTNDAHGYIITPESFKRKTYESTFSFGGPNYGNVVLEKATRLINIYLNPFAEQALVNPRP; from the coding sequence ATGATGAAAAAAAAAATAACTTTTATCCTTTATGTTTTTATCGCATTAACGCAAACCACATTTGCCAATGTTTTAGTAGGTACGGCTCAAACAAACATTACACCACCACTTGGAACCCCATCGGCCGGTTATGCAGAAAGATTTAATAGAGGTATGACCTGTGTTCACGATCCTCTGCTTGCTAATGCACTTGTGATCGATAATGGAACTCGAAAAATAGCCTTTTGTTCTGTTGATCATTTAGGTTTTAATTCTGCTATGGTTCAATCTGTAAAAGAAATTATACAGAGCCATCCAGGCTTAGAAACTTGTGAAATCTTTGTTTCATCTACTCATACCCACTCAGGTGGGGGTTGCTTTTTTGACGATCCAATCTTAGAAAAATTTGTAACAGGCCCATTTAGTCCTGAAATTACACAACTTTATATCACACAAACAGCGCAGGCCATAATTGATGCAGATAAAAATAAAGAATCTGGGTTAATAGGAATTGGCTATACGCAAACATCTGACAATTTAAGCTATTACAGAAGCTCATGGCCAGAAGATATGCCCCCTTCTAAAGACTTAACCATTATAAAAGTGACTAAATTAGACGGATCGCCTTTAGCTGTCTTGTTTAACTTTGCTCTACATCCAACCACATTAGATTATACAAATTTTGCATTTTCTGCAGACTTTGTTTACTTTGCTCGAGAATGTATAAAAGAAAAACTTGGCAAAGAGACGATGGTTCTTTTTATAAATGGAGCACAAGGAGATATTATTCCTTTAGAAGATGGTTCCCTAACTTCTTTTGCTTTAGGAGATTTTATTGGAAAATCGATAGCTAATACGGTCGTAAATGCATGGCCATTTATTCCTACCAATAACTCATTATCAATAGCTACTTTTAAGGACGCTTATGATTTAATTCCTCAGCCTAATACTTCGGGAATGAGTTTAAATATTGACCATTATTTTACGGAGATTAATTTTATTGTTTTAAATGGAATTCATTCATTTGTCACAATTCCTGGCGAATTAAGTTGTGTTTATTATTATTTCTTAAATCATTTTGCTAGAAACTTAGGCCTACACTTATCGGTCTTTGGACTAACAAACGATGCCCACGGTTATATAATTACACCAGAGTCTTTTAAACGTAAAACATACGAATCAACCTTTTCCTTTGGAGGTCCAAATTATGGAAATGTTGTTTTAGAAAAAGCTACTCGACTGATCAATATTTATTTAAATCCCTTTGCAGAACAAGCGCTAGTAAACCCAAGACCTTGA
- a CDS encoding putative efflux pump membrane fusion protein, whose product MSRNYFKVIAFLTVVSLFLIIWFMWREAHKTEPKAQVSHHPVAPFKSYIAGVGIVEASSENIIIGTPLQRVVKKVFVKVGEEIQAGSPLIELENRDLEAELKSKEVDYQIAVANYEKLKDYPRFEDIASAEANLKSAQASLFQAKHEYDIVEKLEDKRALSQNEINRRKVNFEQAQAKVDEAKSAFSKTQTGTWKPDLEIAKLQILQAKTNVDRIKTEIERTIIRSPIAGKVLQAKIHEGELAMDASVSPMMVIGNTTEKYLDVSINQFNAPYFNQNAPAVAYLQGDPNFEFPLEFVHLEPYLVRKKNLTNDISEKTDTRVLQVTYRFLNGSEHLYVGQQMDVFIESNQMNNGAKNDVQKN is encoded by the coding sequence ATGAGTAGAAATTATTTTAAGGTTATTGCCTTTTTAACTGTTGTTTCACTTTTTTTAATTATTTGGTTTATGTGGCGAGAAGCACACAAAACTGAACCTAAAGCACAAGTTTCTCACCATCCCGTAGCGCCATTTAAGTCTTATATAGCAGGCGTTGGAATTGTAGAAGCTAGTAGCGAAAACATTATAATTGGAACTCCATTACAAAGAGTTGTAAAAAAAGTTTTTGTTAAAGTTGGAGAAGAAATTCAAGCGGGTAGTCCTTTAATAGAATTAGAAAATAGAGATTTAGAAGCAGAACTTAAAAGTAAAGAGGTTGATTATCAAATAGCTGTGGCTAATTATGAAAAATTAAAAGATTATCCAAGGTTTGAAGATATAGCATCTGCAGAAGCTAATCTCAAAAGTGCCCAAGCCTCTTTATTTCAAGCGAAACATGAATATGATATTGTTGAGAAATTAGAAGATAAAAGGGCTTTGAGTCAAAATGAGATCAATCGTAGAAAAGTTAATTTTGAGCAAGCACAAGCAAAAGTCGATGAGGCTAAATCTGCATTTAGCAAAACGCAAACCGGAACTTGGAAGCCAGATTTAGAAATAGCTAAATTGCAAATTTTACAAGCGAAAACAAACGTCGATAGAATTAAAACTGAAATCGAAAGAACCATTATCCGTTCACCCATTGCAGGAAAAGTTCTGCAAGCTAAAATTCATGAAGGTGAGCTTGCTATGGATGCTTCTGTTTCTCCTATGATGGTAATAGGCAATACTACCGAAAAATATTTAGATGTTAGCATTAATCAATTCAATGCCCCCTATTTTAATCAAAATGCACCAGCAGTTGCTTATTTACAAGGAGATCCAAATTTCGAATTTCCTTTAGAGTTTGTTCATTTAGAACCATACCTTGTGCGAAAAAAGAATTTGACAAACGATATTTCAGAAAAAACAGATACCAGAGTTTTGCAAGTAACATATCGTTTTTTGAATGGGTCTGAGCATCTTTATGTAGGACAACAGATGGATGTTTTTATTGAGTCAAATCAAATGAATAACGGTGCCAAAAATGATGTTCAAAAAAATTAA
- a CDS encoding Protein kinase domain protein, with protein sequence MNTVYLNNTLTESNTFTLGNKSFEGKERLQFFERIFEKIRTFLNISNKWTLLNVVYLKNENNKIHITTKEIFISTLSIGAHTGWESKKVATLCRTGLIANRLNNHFDSTHRQQNLGFSNRELVLAGIDSPTLSKIVPYVQNSFNGKSYYDCQKESITDKKATNCLSIKRQGNDIKVRRCRFTPLSGASKFINFRLNLSAMNVEVKTYETLSHAKKDEGKKIEKKIYKSLKNKYIVECKKTRSSGSLKSYYLEYCTQGQLISNFSILSREEKLIAMQDAFLGLHALHQTGYLHFDLHTGNFLMTEEKGKKVTKLNDFGNARKLADINTNQYFQKLFSNSGWTANWTVFSPEMRLNYLLSTVNRTEKKAKRLNEEQRQKHQNNLKAFKKFQESLKMHKIEGQIITEKTDIWQLGLNLAFEWYKVDLSKLSSWKYVRTLPKFLHFLYFYAKRGFDPREMDHIQQLELELKTQNSPPEPINKNSVSYLFWRMLNKDQNIRPTAQEAAELINQIKLQKR encoded by the coding sequence ATGAATACAGTTTATTTAAACAATACCCTTACCGAAAGTAATACCTTTACATTAGGCAATAAATCTTTTGAAGGAAAAGAACGTCTTCAATTTTTCGAGCGAATATTTGAAAAAATTAGAACTTTTTTAAATATTTCAAATAAATGGACATTGTTAAACGTTGTTTATTTAAAAAATGAGAACAATAAAATTCATATAACAACTAAAGAAATTTTTATTTCTACTCTATCCATTGGAGCTCATACTGGTTGGGAATCAAAAAAAGTTGCCACACTCTGTAGAACAGGCTTAATTGCAAATAGGTTAAACAATCATTTTGATTCTACACATCGTCAACAAAACTTAGGATTTTCCAATCGAGAGTTGGTATTAGCGGGTATCGATTCTCCTACATTAAGTAAAATTGTTCCTTATGTACAAAATAGCTTTAACGGCAAAAGTTATTACGACTGCCAAAAAGAGTCAATTACAGATAAAAAAGCCACAAACTGTTTAAGTATAAAACGGCAAGGAAATGATATAAAAGTTAGGAGATGTCGTTTTACTCCATTGTCGGGAGCTAGTAAATTCATCAATTTTCGACTAAATCTCAGTGCTATGAACGTAGAAGTGAAAACATATGAAACGTTATCTCACGCTAAAAAAGACGAGGGAAAAAAAATTGAAAAGAAGATCTATAAGTCTTTAAAAAATAAATACATAGTGGAGTGCAAAAAGACTAGAAGCTCAGGAAGTTTGAAGAGCTATTATTTAGAATATTGTACACAAGGACAATTAATTTCTAATTTTTCAATTCTCTCCCGAGAAGAAAAGTTAATAGCTATGCAGGATGCTTTTTTAGGTTTACATGCCTTGCATCAAACAGGTTACTTACATTTTGATCTTCATACGGGAAATTTTTTAATGACTGAAGAAAAAGGCAAAAAGGTAACTAAACTAAATGATTTTGGAAATGCTCGAAAATTAGCTGACATAAATACAAACCAATATTTTCAAAAACTTTTTTCCAACTCAGGATGGACAGCAAATTGGACGGTTTTTTCGCCAGAAATGAGACTTAATTATTTACTATCGACTGTAAATAGGACTGAAAAAAAAGCTAAGCGCTTAAATGAAGAGCAGCGACAAAAACATCAGAACAATTTAAAAGCTTTCAAAAAGTTTCAAGAATCCTTAAAAATGCATAAGATAGAAGGGCAAATAATCACTGAAAAAACCGATATTTGGCAACTTGGCTTAAATTTAGCTTTTGAATGGTATAAGGTTGACTTGTCTAAACTGTCTTCGTGGAAGTATGTGCGCACTCTTCCAAAATTCTTACATTTTCTTTACTTTTATGCGAAAAGAGGATTCGATCCTAGAGAAATGGATCATATACAACAACTTGAATTAGAACTAAAGACCCAAAATTCCCCACCAGAACCTATTAACAAAAATTCAGTTTCGTATCTCTTTTGGAGGATGCTTAATAAAGATCAAAACATTAGACCTA
- the dagK gene encoding Diacylglycerol kinase: MKKKVFFIVNPLSGGINKNKIFQDIEEWIDNAQFDYQIAVSKDSKDVTTLSKQALTQEFDAIVGIGGDGTLHAIGNVIVNTSVALGIISYGSSNSLGDHFKIPKKIEDSLKVINHFKLKTIDTVLINGEETLLGIGAVGFEAYVVTNTFKSVKKRGFWKYYYKAAKALPLYPYHNFSLEVDGKLIKIKGLTITFANISQYGKNGIIAPFAKDDDGYLDIIIAKPFPIYALPKIFYQIYHGTIHHSPYAQMIKCKTATIYDAEIVAHLDGETYLAKDALTLSIAPKSLKIIVP, from the coding sequence ATGAAAAAAAAAGTTTTTTTTATAGTTAATCCACTATCTGGTGGAATAAATAAAAATAAAATTTTTCAAGATATTGAAGAATGGATAGATAATGCTCAATTTGATTATCAAATTGCTGTGTCTAAAGATTCCAAAGATGTAACTACACTTTCAAAACAAGCCTTGACCCAAGAATTTGATGCCATAGTTGGTATTGGCGGGGATGGCACTTTGCATGCCATAGGAAATGTTATCGTTAATACATCTGTTGCATTAGGTATAATCTCTTATGGCTCATCAAATTCTTTAGGTGATCACTTTAAAATCCCTAAAAAGATAGAAGATTCTCTGAAAGTCATTAACCATTTTAAGCTTAAAACGATTGATACTGTTCTTATTAATGGAGAAGAAACATTACTTGGCATTGGAGCTGTAGGATTTGAAGCTTATGTTGTGACAAACACCTTCAAATCTGTAAAAAAAAGAGGATTTTGGAAATATTATTATAAAGCAGCTAAAGCCCTTCCTTTATACCCCTATCACAATTTTTCCTTAGAGGTCGACGGTAAATTAATAAAAATAAAAGGATTGACTATAACTTTTGCCAATATTTCACAATATGGCAAAAACGGAATTATTGCTCCTTTTGCAAAAGACGATGATGGATATTTAGATATTATTATTGCAAAGCCATTTCCAATCTATGCTTTACCCAAAATTTTTTATCAAATTTATCATGGTACCATTCATCATTCTCCTTACGCACAAATGATTAAATGCAAAACTGCTACAATTTATGATGCAGAAATTGTAGCTCATTTAGATGGAGAAACTTATCTTGCAAAAGATGCATTGACTCTTTCCATTGCGCCAAAGTCTTTAAAAATCATTGTACCTTGA
- the macB_3 gene encoding Macrolide export ATP-binding/permease protein MacB: protein MQPAVQCRGIRKTYGTNDNKVEVLKGIDLEIDAKTLTLMVGPSGSGKTTLLSIIATILTADAGELVLLGHNVKEMNEEEKTLFRRDHLGIVFQSFFLIPTLTVAENVSLPLIVAGEEEEIAIEKAIVQLKRMGLANKHNVSPSNLSKGQQQRVAIARAIINESQLIVCDEPTSSLDHVSGAEVMKILKELVEEASKTILVVTHDHRIFPFANRIVYMGDGQITTGDGHE from the coding sequence ATGCAACCGGCTGTTCAATGTCGTGGTATTAGAAAGACCTATGGGACTAATGATAACAAAGTTGAAGTCTTAAAAGGGATCGATTTAGAAATAGATGCCAAAACTTTAACGTTGATGGTTGGTCCTTCAGGTTCTGGTAAAACAACATTGCTATCTATTATCGCCACTATTTTAACTGCAGATGCTGGCGAATTAGTGCTCTTAGGCCACAATGTTAAAGAAATGAATGAAGAAGAGAAAACACTATTTAGAAGAGATCATTTGGGGATTGTTTTTCAGTCTTTTTTTTTAATTCCCACTTTAACAGTAGCTGAAAATGTCTCTTTGCCCTTAATTGTGGCGGGTGAAGAAGAGGAAATTGCTATTGAAAAGGCTATTGTGCAACTTAAAAGAATGGGACTTGCTAATAAACACAACGTTTCACCATCCAATCTTTCAAAAGGACAACAACAAAGAGTTGCCATTGCAAGAGCTATTATTAATGAATCACAATTAATCGTATGTGATGAACCAACCAGCTCCTTAGATCACGTATCAGGCGCTGAAGTTATGAAAATATTAAAAGAGTTAGTAGAAGAAGCTTCCAAAACAATTTTGGTTGTGACCCACGACCACCGTATTTTTCCTTTTGCAAACAGAATTGTTTATATGGGAGATGGGCAGATTACAACAGGGGATGGACATGAGTAG
- a CDS encoding ABC exporter transmembrane subunit, DevC protein yields the protein MLLLAIKMLIGKRSAFIGVIFGIFLATLLISQQSAIFLGLISRSYRTVTDISAPNLWIIDPATESDDRVRSVPSGYLDVIRSVPGMKWASPINITMVPLVTETNIFEMCQLYGVDDATLIGAPNVMLQGEVEDLRREGGIIVDTYSAHGALAKKMADGTVIPLKLGDELEINHHRAVVVGICKITQGFYPQPIIFCSNEEFFHFTSIPRERYSFIVAKTCEGVDIPQIQQMINSRTKLDALTREEFKKKIVDSFLKTGILINFGLSVALGVIIGFSIAGQIFYSMTVANLTYYALIKAVGGTRKMILQMITLQAVLVGIIGFCLGTAATILWGFAIEDTTLAFMFPWQLLLFCAFIIFTICLSTAILSVRKVINADPKTLMGT from the coding sequence ATGCTTTTACTCGCTATAAAAATGTTAATTGGCAAAAGATCAGCTTTTATAGGGGTGATCTTTGGCATTTTTTTAGCCACTCTTTTAATCTCACAGCAGTCAGCTATCTTTTTAGGATTAATTTCTCGTTCTTATCGCACCGTTACTGACATTTCAGCCCCCAATCTTTGGATCATTGATCCAGCAACGGAAAGTGATGATCGCGTTCGTAGCGTCCCATCCGGTTACCTTGACGTCATTAGAAGTGTACCTGGCATGAAGTGGGCCTCTCCTATAAATATTACTATGGTTCCTCTTGTAACAGAGACCAATATTTTTGAAATGTGTCAATTATATGGGGTGGATGATGCAACATTAATTGGCGCACCAAATGTTATGTTACAAGGAGAAGTAGAAGATTTAAGACGAGAAGGTGGGATTATAGTAGACACTTACTCAGCCCATGGAGCCTTAGCAAAAAAAATGGCAGATGGAACGGTTATTCCCTTAAAACTTGGCGATGAACTTGAGATAAATCATCATAGAGCAGTCGTAGTTGGAATTTGCAAGATCACCCAAGGGTTTTACCCTCAACCTATAATATTTTGTTCTAATGAAGAATTTTTTCATTTCACGTCCATTCCAAGGGAACGCTATAGCTTTATTGTTGCTAAAACTTGTGAAGGCGTTGACATTCCTCAAATACAGCAAATGATAAATTCAAGAACGAAACTTGACGCTTTAACAAGAGAAGAATTTAAGAAAAAAATTGTCGATTCATTTTTGAAAACAGGAATATTAATCAATTTTGGATTGTCAGTTGCATTAGGTGTTATTATTGGTTTTTCAATAGCGGGTCAAATCTTTTATAGCATGACTGTAGCTAATTTAACGTATTATGCGTTGATAAAGGCAGTTGGGGGCACTAGAAAAATGATCTTACAAATGATTACGCTGCAGGCTGTGTTAGTAGGCATTATTGGTTTTTGTTTAGGGACAGCTGCAACAATACTATGGGGTTTTGCCATCGAAGATACAACTTTGGCCTTTATGTTTCCCTGGCAACTCCTTTTATTTTGTGCCTTTATAATTTTTACCATTTGTTTATCAACGGCCATTTTAAGTGTGCGCAAAGTGATTAATGCCGATCCTAAAACCTTAATGGGGACTTAA
- the psf-1 gene encoding 4'-phosphopantetheinyl transferase psf-1, whose amino-acid sequence MEDLEVWITNVDTIEIPSIDSFLDKNEEKILNCLKNEQSRHLFIKSRFFLKNILKKYLHLPIEKIQIHYSKYAKPSIYPPLQFNLSHSKSYITCVVSPFYKVGIDIEFMKDIDALEMGKLIFSQEEWKIFSNLKRGDQKSYFFHTWTCKEAFLKGIGIGLHYPLNKITIEDFAIKNGNHSIKKWQLVPFALDSEYKSIIAVKNFGESFNLKKYNV is encoded by the coding sequence ATGGAAGATTTAGAGGTATGGATAACTAATGTAGATACAATTGAAATACCATCAATTGATTCTTTTTTAGATAAAAACGAAGAAAAAATCTTAAATTGTTTAAAAAATGAGCAATCTCGTCATTTATTTATAAAATCAAGATTTTTTTTAAAAAACATACTAAAAAAATATTTACATTTACCTATTGAAAAAATACAAATACATTACTCAAAATACGCTAAGCCGAGCATTTATCCGCCCTTGCAGTTTAATCTTTCTCACAGTAAATCCTATATTACTTGTGTAGTATCACCTTTTTATAAGGTTGGCATTGATATTGAGTTCATGAAAGATATTGATGCCCTAGAAATGGGAAAATTGATTTTTTCACAAGAAGAATGGAAGATATTTTCAAATTTAAAAAGAGGTGATCAAAAGAGTTACTTTTTTCATACCTGGACATGCAAAGAAGCTTTTTTGAAAGGGATTGGAATTGGACTACATTATCCTTTAAATAAAATTACCATAGAAGATTTTGCCATCAAAAATGGCAATCATTCTATAAAAAAATGGCAACTTGTGCCATTTGCTTTAGATTCTGAGTATAAAAGCATTATAGCTGTTAAAAACTTTGGTGAGTCGTTTAATTTAAAAAAATATAACGTATGA
- the ttgI gene encoding Toluene efflux pump outer membrane protein TtgI precursor produces MFKKINKLLPITLLLGCNLAPEHELPEVNIPCNWHSVKNEEWISSSPTNRLWWENFNDPILSSLIDRAGTKNLDLQIAATRILQVRREKKGKAFENYPHIDGSVAFGHVYNQRSILDSLLKHAVKDNARGSNRINTDFLEVGFDAEWEIDFFGRIAHELKALNAKIESAEESLCDLWVTLTAEIARNYIELRSAQQRLDLLEENISVHEDLLYLHKVLENIGQISAIDTGALQEALYQIKQQKPLLDLSIAKSIHHLSILLGQSPHELFEELQNPLPIPCLPTEKTIGVPSELLRRRPDIRKAEKDLAVATERVSSAIAALFPRFSIRGFIGDVSTCIRTLLNPSSGTWFAESQLLLPIFNSRLLQQDVDVSKLNRQEAFYNYQKAVYLALEETENAIASFNSDQEKLDLQTLSLYETQKNLDLTKMLYDVGDKDYITVQEKRRSYLTARDNLLQSQVALLMDYISIYKAIGGGWEEDCNESNL; encoded by the coding sequence ATGTTCAAAAAAATTAACAAATTACTTCCTATAACTTTGCTATTAGGTTGTAATTTAGCACCAGAGCATGAGTTGCCAGAAGTTAACATTCCCTGTAATTGGCACAGTGTCAAAAATGAGGAATGGATTAGCTCAAGTCCAACGAATAGGCTTTGGTGGGAAAATTTTAATGATCCCATTTTATCCTCTTTAATTGATAGAGCTGGAACCAAAAATCTTGATTTACAAATTGCAGCTACAAGAATATTACAGGTAAGAAGAGAAAAAAAAGGAAAAGCATTTGAAAATTATCCACATATCGATGGATCGGTGGCTTTTGGGCATGTTTACAATCAACGTTCAATATTAGATAGCCTTTTAAAACATGCAGTAAAAGATAATGCTAGAGGATCAAATAGAATCAATACAGATTTTTTAGAAGTGGGTTTTGATGCTGAATGGGAAATAGATTTTTTTGGGCGAATCGCCCATGAACTCAAAGCCTTAAATGCCAAAATAGAATCAGCGGAAGAGAGTTTATGTGATCTTTGGGTAACACTAACAGCTGAAATTGCTAGAAATTATATAGAATTAAGAAGTGCACAGCAGCGTTTAGATCTTCTCGAGGAAAATATAAGTGTTCATGAAGATTTGCTTTATTTACACAAAGTTTTAGAGAACATTGGACAAATTAGTGCGATTGATACAGGAGCTTTACAAGAGGCACTCTACCAAATAAAACAACAAAAACCCCTGTTAGATTTATCTATTGCTAAATCTATCCATCACTTAAGTATCCTTTTGGGTCAAAGTCCTCATGAGCTTTTTGAAGAATTGCAAAATCCTTTACCAATTCCTTGTTTACCGACTGAAAAAACAATTGGGGTTCCATCTGAACTTTTAAGGAGAAGGCCCGACATTAGAAAGGCTGAAAAAGACTTAGCTGTTGCAACGGAAAGAGTATCAAGTGCGATAGCTGCTTTATTCCCACGTTTTTCTATCAGAGGTTTTATAGGAGATGTGAGTACTTGTATTAGAACATTATTAAATCCCTCTAGTGGAACATGGTTTGCAGAATCTCAATTACTTCTCCCTATTTTTAATAGTCGCTTGTTACAACAAGACGTTGATGTTAGTAAGCTTAATCGGCAAGAAGCTTTTTATAATTATCAAAAAGCTGTTTATCTGGCTTTGGAAGAAACTGAAAACGCAATAGCTTCTTTTAATAGTGATCAAGAAAAACTCGATTTGCAGACTCTTTCTTTGTATGAAACCCAAAAAAACTTGGATTTGACCAAGATGCTTTATGATGTAGGAGATAAAGATTATATAACTGTTCAAGAAAAAAGAAGATCCTATCTTACAGCCCGTGATAATCTTTTACAATCTCAAGTAGCGCTATTAATGGATTACATTTCTATATATAAAGCAATAGGAGGCGGTTGGGAAGAAGACTGCAATGAATCTAATTTATAA